The Fodinibius sp. Rm-B-1B1-1 genome segment ATTTCTACGTCCACACCAGAGGGTAACTCCAGCTTCATTAATGCATCTACAGTTTGCGATCCTGTCGATAAAATATCGATCAAACGCTTGTGAGAACGATACTCAAACTGCTCTCGGGCAGTTTTGTTCACGTGCACAGATCGGTTTACTGTTATAATGTTTTTCTTCGTCGGGAGCGGTATCGGTCCTGATACCACAGCTCCCGTAGA includes the following:
- the rpsJ gene encoding 30S ribosomal protein S10; the encoded protein is MATQQKIRIKLKSYDHNLIDKSAEKIIQTVKSTGAVVSGPIPLPTKKNIITVNRSVHVNKTAREQFEYRSHKRLIDILSTGSQTVDALMKLELPSGVDVEIKV